A stretch of Lathyrus oleraceus cultivar Zhongwan6 chromosome 6, CAAS_Psat_ZW6_1.0, whole genome shotgun sequence DNA encodes these proteins:
- the LOC127096908 gene encoding probable membrane-associated kinase regulator 4 isoform X1, with product MKIEMSPKQATLVHIDEDYIDMELTSPSNFLSYTFGSPSNNSREFEFQMSSISNEKDSKTTPADDLFYQGKLLPLHNPPRLQMVQNLLQNTNLEHSTSTFPFTPPCLTTYTPLDSCNISSSESCRVSSEVNPDEYSFEMNPLVVSDSPKIKSWPKKLKMMNQLLFGQKLKASKAYLKSLFNKSGCSDKPSCSSNDPNKVAFVMQDKNKNKNKTKNKNPFEIFYEDDKKQMKREIVEDDFVSHRKSFSGVVQRQYCGNKSSSLSTSSSGSSSNSSSFSFSSAGYYDLQLFKRSISANYELEGSIEGAIAHCKQSQFQQQCCSKNGSSDDARICPQFVATRVAVCEDKESTETETLSSNIV from the coding sequence ATGAAAATTGAAATGTCCCCAAAACAAGCCACTTTAGTTCACATAGATGAAGACTACATTGACATGGAACTAACTTCTCCCTCAAATTTTCTCTCTTATACCTTTGGTTCTCCATCAAACAACTCTAGAGAATTTGAATTCCAAATGAGTTCAATCTCAAATGAAAAAGATTCCAAAACTACCCCTGCTGATGATCTCTTCTACCAAGGTAAACTCCTCCCTCTTCACAACCCTCCTCGTCTTCAAATGGTTCAAAACCTTCTACAAAACACCAATCTAGAACACTCTACTAGTACTTTTCCTTTCACACCTCCCTGTTTAACTACTTACACCCCTCTTGATTCCTGCAATATTTCATCTTCAGAATCATGCAGGGTTAGCAGCGAAGTGAACCCAGATGAGTATTCATTCGAAATGAACCCTCTTGTTGTTAGTGATTCACCAAAGATTAAATCTTGGCCTAAGAAACTCAAAATGATGAACCAGTTACTCTTTGGTCAAAAACTCAAAGCTTCAAAAGCTTATCTGAAATCCTTGTTCAACAAATCTGGTTGTTCAGACAAACCATCATGTTCATCAAACGATCCAAACAAGGTTGCGTTTGTAATGCAAgacaaaaacaaaaacaaaaacaaaacgAAAAACAAAAACCCATTTGAGATTTTCTATGAAGATGACAAGAAACAGATGAAAAGAGAGATTGTCGAAGATGATTTTGTGAGTCATAGGAAATCTTTCTCCGGTGTTGTTCAAAGACAATATTGTGGTAACAAGTCTTCATCTTTATCAACATCTTCATCTGGGTCTAGCTCAaattcttcatctttttcttttagtTCAGCTGGGTACTATGATTTACAGTTGTTTAAGAGAAGTATTAGCGCTAATTATGAATTGGAAGGTTCAATTGAAGGAGCTATTGCACATTGTAAACAGTCTCAGTTTCAGCAACAATGTTGTTCAAAGAATGGTTCTTCAGATGATGCTAGGATTTGTCCTCAATTTGTTGCTACAAGAGTTGCGGTTTGTGAAGATAAAGAAAGTACTGAAACAGAAACACTTTCCAGCAACATAGTGTGA
- the LOC127096908 gene encoding probable membrane-associated kinase regulator 4 isoform X2 has translation MKIEMSPKQATLVHIDEDYIDMELTSPSNFLSYTFGSPSNNSREFEFQMSSISNEKDSKTTPADDLFYQESCRVSSEVNPDEYSFEMNPLVVSDSPKIKSWPKKLKMMNQLLFGQKLKASKAYLKSLFNKSGCSDKPSCSSNDPNKVAFVMQDKNKNKNKTKNKNPFEIFYEDDKKQMKREIVEDDFVSHRKSFSGVVQRQYCGNKSSSLSTSSSGSSSNSSSFSFSSAGYYDLQLFKRSISANYELEGSIEGAIAHCKQSQFQQQCCSKNGSSDDARICPQFVATRVAVCEDKESTETETLSSNIV, from the exons ATGAAAATTGAAATGTCCCCAAAACAAGCCACTTTAGTTCACATAGATGAAGACTACATTGACATGGAACTAACTTCTCCCTCAAATTTTCTCTCTTATACCTTTGGTTCTCCATCAAACAACTCTAGAGAATTTGAATTCCAAATGAGTTCAATCTCAAATGAAAAAGATTCCAAAACTACCCCTGCTGATGATCTCTTCTACCAAG AATCATGCAGGGTTAGCAGCGAAGTGAACCCAGATGAGTATTCATTCGAAATGAACCCTCTTGTTGTTAGTGATTCACCAAAGATTAAATCTTGGCCTAAGAAACTCAAAATGATGAACCAGTTACTCTTTGGTCAAAAACTCAAAGCTTCAAAAGCTTATCTGAAATCCTTGTTCAACAAATCTGGTTGTTCAGACAAACCATCATGTTCATCAAACGATCCAAACAAGGTTGCGTTTGTAATGCAAgacaaaaacaaaaacaaaaacaaaacgAAAAACAAAAACCCATTTGAGATTTTCTATGAAGATGACAAGAAACAGATGAAAAGAGAGATTGTCGAAGATGATTTTGTGAGTCATAGGAAATCTTTCTCCGGTGTTGTTCAAAGACAATATTGTGGTAACAAGTCTTCATCTTTATCAACATCTTCATCTGGGTCTAGCTCAaattcttcatctttttcttttagtTCAGCTGGGTACTATGATTTACAGTTGTTTAAGAGAAGTATTAGCGCTAATTATGAATTGGAAGGTTCAATTGAAGGAGCTATTGCACATTGTAAACAGTCTCAGTTTCAGCAACAATGTTGTTCAAAGAATGGTTCTTCAGATGATGCTAGGATTTGTCCTCAATTTGTTGCTACAAGAGTTGCGGTTTGTGAAGATAAAGAAAGTACTGAAACAGAAACACTTTCCAGCAACATAGTGTGA